A single region of the Malaclemys terrapin pileata isolate rMalTer1 chromosome 2, rMalTer1.hap1, whole genome shotgun sequence genome encodes:
- the NPC1L1 gene encoding NPC1-like intracellular cholesterol transporter 1 isoform X1: MLGRFPLTLVLLSATLGLAAAALTETHQAGYCSFYGECGQNPEINVSLLWSPAPCLSNTPARLLKNATLSKLKEVCPRLYTGENATYACCTYTQLVALQLSLAISQAILTRCPACSENFANIYCQNICSPNQSLFTNVTRFFNRSTILGRQVGVLEYQCFYNQSFADQSYDSCKGVRIPATGGYAIAAMCGKYGATLCNSQRWLDFQGDSSNGLAPLDIDFQLVPANGAIGEGIVPLNSKTWSCGKAVSANGEPCSCLDCAESCPQILAPTPQPPPFKVGSLDGVLFVCCLLFCLLTVLFGAFLVWRCVSRSRQASGEGRQRQRDQLTRSEKLSQATHRVLGEMFRRWGTMVASHPVSVILVSAVVVVGLSCGMVFIQLTTDPVELWSSPDSQARQEKDFYDQNFGPFFRTNQVILTAKGRPSYTYDSLLLGRKNFSGILSMAVLLDLLELQTRLQEIEVWSEKEGRNVTLKDVCYAPLNPNNASATDCCVNSLVQYFQNNRTRLEMTASQTQGSQTGMVDWKDHFLYCVNSPLSFKDITNLQLSCMADYGAPVFPFLAVGGYTGEDYSEAQALILTFSLNNYPRSDPRYAWVLLWEQRFLQVVREFQRAHAHTYTIAYMAERSLEDEINRTTVEDIPIFAISYLVIFLYIALALGEYSSCRRILVDSKVTLGLGGILVVLGAVFSSMGFYAYVGLPSSLVIIEVVPFLVLAVGADNIFIFVLEYQRSVREPGERREQHIGRVLGTVAPSMLLCSFSEATCFFLGSLTRMPAVRTFALNAALAVLFDFLLQMSMFVALVSLDARRQEAARLDLCCCHRLNKAGCPARSEGLLRPFMRRIYTPVLLNRAVRALVMLLFLFMFCAGIYLALQVPVGLNQELAMPKDSYMVQYFQYLNQYFMVGLPTYFVTTGGYNFSTGPGMNGVCSSTGCDNNSLTQKIQYATKFSNVSYLAIPASSWVDDFIDWLHPLSRCCRISSEDSQFCPSTNTTASCPLNCMRSLSEVIRPSVEQFNRFLPWFLHDMPNLNCPKGGLGAYDTAVKLGPDGEIQASRFMAYHTPLTNSQEYTAALQAARALATNITHSMRRVPGTDPNFRVFPYTVTYVFYEQYLTIVNEGLFNLALCLVPTFAVCCVLLGMDLRSGLINLFTIVMILVDTVGAMTLWDISYNAISLINLVTAVGISVEFVSHLTRAFAVSTQPTRLERAKEATINMGSAVFAGVAMTNLPGIVVLAFAKAQLIQIFFFRLNLLITLLGLLHGLVFLPVLLSYFGPSRSPAAARAKAPQPELEKRSPEGSLTVRNPSFQDKEEQSKGQGPRDPPVASCHL, translated from the exons ATGCTGGGCCGCTTCCCGCTCACCCTGGTGCTGCTCAGCGCCACCCTGGGCCTG GCTGCAGCGGCGCTGACAGAAACCCACCAAGCTGGGTACTGCTCCTTCTACGGCGAGTGCGGGCAGAACCCCGAGATCAACGTGAGCCTGCTGTGGTCGCCGGCGCCCTGCCTCTCCAACACACCGGCCCGGCTGCTCAAAAACGCCACCCTCAGCAAGCTGAAGGAGGTGTGCCCCCGGCTGTACACGGGCGAGAATGCCACGTACGCCTGCTGCACCTACACTCAGCTGGTGGCCCTGCAGCTCAGCCTGGCCATCTCCCAGGCCATCTTGACTCGCTGCCCCGCCTGCTCCGAGAACTTCGCCAACATCTACTGCCAGAACATCTGCAGCCCCAACCAAAGCCTCTTCACCAACGTCACCCGCTTCTTCAACCGCTCCACCATCCTGGGCAGGCAGGTGGGCGTGCTGGAGTACCAGTGCTTCTACAACCAGAGCTTCGCTGACCAGTCCTATGACTCCTGCAAGGGCGTCCGGATCCCCGCCACTGGTGGCTACGCCATCGCTGCCATGTGCGGCAAGTACGGTGCCACCCTGTGCAACAGCCAGCGCTGGCTGGACTTCCAGGGGGACAGCAGCAACGGGCTGGCCCCGCTGGATATCGACTTCCAGCTGGTGCCCGCCAATGGTGCCATTGGGGAGGGCATCGTGCCGCTCAACAGCAAGACTTGGAGCTGCGGCAAGGCCGTCAGTGCCAACGGGGAGCCATGCTCCTGCCTGGACTGTGCCGAATCCTGCCCACAGATCCTCGCCCCCACGCCCCAGCCCCCGCCCTTCAAGGTGGGCAGCCTAGACGGAGTCTTGTTTGTGTGCTGCCTGCTCTTCTGCCTGCTGACCGTGCTCTTCGGAGCCTTCCTTGTGTGGCGCTGCGTCTCCAGATCCAGGCAGGCCAGCGGCGAGGGGCGGCAGCGCCAGAGGGACCAGCTGACACGCTCGGAGAAGCTCAGCCAGGCCACCCACCGCGTCCTGGGGGAGATGTTCAGGAGATGGGGCACCATGGTGGCTTCCCACCCAGTCTCGGTCATCTTGGTCTCAGCCGTGGTGGTGGTGGGCCTCTCCTGCGGGATGGTCTTTATCCAGCTCACCACTGACCCCGTGGAACTCTGGTCCTCGCCCGACAGCCAGGCCCGGCAGGAGAAGGACTTCTATGACCAGAACTTCGGGCCCTTCTTCAGGACCAACCAGGTGATCCTCACAGCCAAGGGCCGCCCCAGCTACACCTACGACTCCCTCCTCCTAGGAAGGAAGAACTTCAGCGGGATCCTCTCCATGGCTGTTCTGCTGGACCTGCTGGAGCTGCAGACGCGGCTGCAGGAGATCGAGGTCTGGTCGGAGAAGGAAGGCAGGAATGTGACGCTCAAGGACGTCTGCTACGCCCCCCTGAACCCCAACAATGCCAGCGCCACTGACTGCTGCGTCAACAGCCTGGTGCAGTATTTCCAGAACAACCGCACCCGCCTGGAGATGACGGCCAGCCAGACGCAGGGGAGCCAGACGGGCATGGTGGACTGGAAAGACCACTTTCTCTACTGCGTCAA CTCGCCTCTCTCCTTCAAGGACATCACCAACCTGCAGCTGAGCTGCATGGCTGACTACGGCGCGCCCGTCTTCCCCTTCCTGGCCGTGGGTGGCTACACAG gtGAAGATTATTCGGAGGCCCAGGCACTGATCCTCACCTTCTCACTGAACAACTACCCGCGCAGTGACCCGCGCTACGCCTGGGTGCTGCTGTGGGAGCAGCGCTTCCTGCAGGTGGTGAGGGAGTTCCAGCGGGCCCACGCCCACACCTACACCATCGCCTACATGGCCGAG CGCTCCCTGGAGGACGAGATTAACCGCACCACGGTCGAGGACATCCCCATCTTCGCCATCAGCTACCTGGTGATCTTCCTCTACATCGCGCTGGCCCTGGGCGAGTACTCCAGCTGCAGGCGCATCCTG GTGGACTCCAAGGTGACGCTGGGCCTGGGCGGGATCCTGGTGGTGCTGGGCGCCGTGTTCTCCTCCATGGGCTTCTATGCCTACGTGGGGCTGCCCTCCTCCCTCGTCATCATTGAGGTGGTTCCCTTCCTCGTGCTGGCTGTGGGCGCTGACAACATCTTCATCTTCGTGCTGGAATACCAG AGGTCGGTGCGGGAGCCGGGCGAGAGGCGTGAGCAGCACATCGGGCGGGTGCTGGGCACCGTGGCACCCAGCATGCTCTTGTGCAGCTTCTCCGAGGCCACCTGCTTCTTCCTGG GGTCCCTGACGCGGATGCCAGCGGTTCGCACCTTTGCTCTCAACGCCGCCCTGGCTGTGCTCTTTGACTTCCTGCTCCAGATGTCCATGTTCGTGGCGCTGGTCTCCCTCGACGCCCGCAGGCAGGAG GCCGCCCGCCTCgacctctgctgctgccaccgcCTGAACAAGGCGGGGTGCCCGGCGCGGAGTGAGGGGCTGCTGCGTCCCTTCATGCGGCGCATCTACACCCCCGTGCTGCTGAACCGTGCTGTCAGGGCCCTGGTg ATGCTGCTTTTCCTGTTCATGTTCTGCGCTGGGATCTACCTGGCGCTGCAGGTGCCCGTGGGGCTGAACCAGGAGCTGGCGATGCCCAAG GACTCCTACATGGTGCAATACTTCCAGTACCTGAACCAATACTTCATGGTGGGCCTTCCCACCTACTTTGTCACCACCGGCGGTTACAACTTCTCCACCGGGCCCGGCATGAACGGTGTCTGCTCCAGCACCGGCTGTGACAACAACTCCCTGACCCAGAAGATCCAGTATGCCACAAAGTTCTCCAACGT ATCCTACCTGGCCATCCCTGCCTCGTCCTGGGTGGATGACTTCATTGACTGGCTCCACCCACTGTCGAGATGCTGCCGCATCAGCTCCGAGGACAGCCAGTTCTGCCCGTCCACCAACA CCACCGCCAGCTGCCCGCTCAACTGCATGAGGAGCCTGAGCGAGGTCATTCGCCCCTCGGTGGAGCAGTTCAACCGCTTCCTGCCCTGGTTCCTGCACGACATGCCCAACCTCAACTGCCCCAAGGG ggggctgggagcctacGACACCGCTGTGAAGCTGGGCCCAGACGGCGAGATCCAGG CCTCGCGGTTCATGGCCTACCACACGCCCCTCACTAACTCCCAGGAGTACACGGCCGCGCTGCAGGCGGCACGAGCGCTGGCAACAAACATCACCCACTCCATgcggcgggtgccgggcaccgaCCCCAACTTCCGGGTCTTCCCTTATAC GGTCACCTACGTGTTCTACGAGCAGTACCTCACCATCGTGAACGAGGGGCTTTTCAACCTGGCGCTCTGCCTGGTGCCCACCTTCGCCGTCTGCTGTGTGCTGCTGGGCATGGACCTGCGCTCGGGCCTCATAAACCTGTTCACCATCGTCATGATCCTGGTGGACACCGTGGGCGCCATGACACTCTGGGACATCAGCTACAATGCCATCTCCCTCATCAATCTGGTGACG GCCGTGGGCATCTCAGTGGAGTTCGTGTCCCATCTGACCCGTGCCTTTGCCGTCAGCACTCAGCCCACTCGGCTGGAGAGGGCCAAGGAGGCCACCATCAACATGGGCAGCGCG GTCTTCGCGGGCGTGGCCATGACCAACCTGCCGGGCATCGTGGTGCTGGCATTCGCCAAGGCCCAGCTCATCCAGATCTTCTTCTTCCGCCTGAACCTGCTTATCACGCTGCTGGGCCTGCTGCACGGCCTGGTCTTCCTGCCTGTGCTGCTCAGCTACTTCG GGCCCAGCCGCAGCCCCGCCGCAGCCCGGGCCAAGGCCCCGCAGCCGGAGCTGGAGAAGAGGAGCCCTGAGGGTAGTCTGACCGTGAGGAACCCCAGCTTCCAGGACAAGGAAGAGCAGAGCAAGGGCCAGGGGCCCAGAGACCCCCCAGTGGCCTCCTGCCACCTCTGA
- the NPC1L1 gene encoding NPC1-like intracellular cholesterol transporter 1 isoform X2: MLGRFPLTLVLLSATLGLAAAALTETHQAGYCSFYGECGQNPEINVSLLWSPAPCLSNTPARLLKNATLSKLKEVCPRLYTGENATYACCTYTQLVALQLSLAISQAILTRCPACSENFANIYCQNICSPNQSLFTNVTRFFNRSTILGRQVGVLEYQCFYNQSFADQSYDSCKGVRIPATGGYAIAAMCGKYGATLCNSQRWLDFQGDSSNGLAPLDIDFQLVPANGAIGEGIVPLNSKTWSCGKAVSANGEPCSCLDCAESCPQILAPTPQPPPFKVGSLDGVLFVCCLLFCLLTVLFGAFLVWRCVSRSRQASGEGRQRQRDQLTRSEKLSQATHRVLGEMFRRWGTMVASHPVSVILVSAVVVVGLSCGMVFIQLTTDPVELWSSPDSQARQEKDFYDQNFGPFFRTNQVILTAKGRPSYTYDSLLLGRKNFSGILSMAVLLDLLELQTRLQEIEVWSEKEGRNVTLKDVCYAPLNPNNASATDCCVNSLVQYFQNNRTRLEMTASQTQGSQTGMVDWKDHFLYCVNSPLSFKDITNLQLSCMADYGAPVFPFLAVGGYTGEDYSEAQALILTFSLNNYPRSDPRYAWVLLWEQRFLQVVREFQRAHAHTYTIAYMAERSLEDEINRTTVEDIPIFAISYLVIFLYIALALGEYSSCRRILVDSKVTLGLGGILVVLGAVFSSMGFYAYVGLPSSLVIIEVVPFLVLAVGADNIFIFVLEYQRSVREPGERREQHIGRVLGTVAPSMLLCSFSEATCFFLGSLTRMPAVRTFALNAALAVLFDFLLQMSMFVALVSLDARRQEAARLDLCCCHRLNKAGCPARSEGLLRPFMRRIYTPVLLNRAVRALVMLLFLFMFCAGIYLALQVPVGLNQELAMPKDSYMVQYFQYLNQYFMVGLPTYFVTTGGYNFSTGPGMNGVCSSTGCDNNSLTQKIQYATKFSNVSYLAIPASSWVDDFIDWLHPLSRCCRISSEDSQFCPSTNTTASCPLNCMRSLSEVIRPSVEQFNRFLPWFLHDMPNLNCPKGGLGAYDTAVKLGPDGEIQASRFMAYHTPLTNSQEYTAALQAARALATNITHSMRRVPGTDPNFRVFPYTVTYVFYEQYLTIVNEGLFNLALCLVPTFAVCCVLLGMDLRSGLINLFTIVMILVDTVGAMTLWDISYNAISLINLVTAVGISVEFVSHLTRAFAVSTQPTRLERAKEATINMGSAGPAAAPPQPGPRPRSRSWRRGALRVV; the protein is encoded by the exons ATGCTGGGCCGCTTCCCGCTCACCCTGGTGCTGCTCAGCGCCACCCTGGGCCTG GCTGCAGCGGCGCTGACAGAAACCCACCAAGCTGGGTACTGCTCCTTCTACGGCGAGTGCGGGCAGAACCCCGAGATCAACGTGAGCCTGCTGTGGTCGCCGGCGCCCTGCCTCTCCAACACACCGGCCCGGCTGCTCAAAAACGCCACCCTCAGCAAGCTGAAGGAGGTGTGCCCCCGGCTGTACACGGGCGAGAATGCCACGTACGCCTGCTGCACCTACACTCAGCTGGTGGCCCTGCAGCTCAGCCTGGCCATCTCCCAGGCCATCTTGACTCGCTGCCCCGCCTGCTCCGAGAACTTCGCCAACATCTACTGCCAGAACATCTGCAGCCCCAACCAAAGCCTCTTCACCAACGTCACCCGCTTCTTCAACCGCTCCACCATCCTGGGCAGGCAGGTGGGCGTGCTGGAGTACCAGTGCTTCTACAACCAGAGCTTCGCTGACCAGTCCTATGACTCCTGCAAGGGCGTCCGGATCCCCGCCACTGGTGGCTACGCCATCGCTGCCATGTGCGGCAAGTACGGTGCCACCCTGTGCAACAGCCAGCGCTGGCTGGACTTCCAGGGGGACAGCAGCAACGGGCTGGCCCCGCTGGATATCGACTTCCAGCTGGTGCCCGCCAATGGTGCCATTGGGGAGGGCATCGTGCCGCTCAACAGCAAGACTTGGAGCTGCGGCAAGGCCGTCAGTGCCAACGGGGAGCCATGCTCCTGCCTGGACTGTGCCGAATCCTGCCCACAGATCCTCGCCCCCACGCCCCAGCCCCCGCCCTTCAAGGTGGGCAGCCTAGACGGAGTCTTGTTTGTGTGCTGCCTGCTCTTCTGCCTGCTGACCGTGCTCTTCGGAGCCTTCCTTGTGTGGCGCTGCGTCTCCAGATCCAGGCAGGCCAGCGGCGAGGGGCGGCAGCGCCAGAGGGACCAGCTGACACGCTCGGAGAAGCTCAGCCAGGCCACCCACCGCGTCCTGGGGGAGATGTTCAGGAGATGGGGCACCATGGTGGCTTCCCACCCAGTCTCGGTCATCTTGGTCTCAGCCGTGGTGGTGGTGGGCCTCTCCTGCGGGATGGTCTTTATCCAGCTCACCACTGACCCCGTGGAACTCTGGTCCTCGCCCGACAGCCAGGCCCGGCAGGAGAAGGACTTCTATGACCAGAACTTCGGGCCCTTCTTCAGGACCAACCAGGTGATCCTCACAGCCAAGGGCCGCCCCAGCTACACCTACGACTCCCTCCTCCTAGGAAGGAAGAACTTCAGCGGGATCCTCTCCATGGCTGTTCTGCTGGACCTGCTGGAGCTGCAGACGCGGCTGCAGGAGATCGAGGTCTGGTCGGAGAAGGAAGGCAGGAATGTGACGCTCAAGGACGTCTGCTACGCCCCCCTGAACCCCAACAATGCCAGCGCCACTGACTGCTGCGTCAACAGCCTGGTGCAGTATTTCCAGAACAACCGCACCCGCCTGGAGATGACGGCCAGCCAGACGCAGGGGAGCCAGACGGGCATGGTGGACTGGAAAGACCACTTTCTCTACTGCGTCAA CTCGCCTCTCTCCTTCAAGGACATCACCAACCTGCAGCTGAGCTGCATGGCTGACTACGGCGCGCCCGTCTTCCCCTTCCTGGCCGTGGGTGGCTACACAG gtGAAGATTATTCGGAGGCCCAGGCACTGATCCTCACCTTCTCACTGAACAACTACCCGCGCAGTGACCCGCGCTACGCCTGGGTGCTGCTGTGGGAGCAGCGCTTCCTGCAGGTGGTGAGGGAGTTCCAGCGGGCCCACGCCCACACCTACACCATCGCCTACATGGCCGAG CGCTCCCTGGAGGACGAGATTAACCGCACCACGGTCGAGGACATCCCCATCTTCGCCATCAGCTACCTGGTGATCTTCCTCTACATCGCGCTGGCCCTGGGCGAGTACTCCAGCTGCAGGCGCATCCTG GTGGACTCCAAGGTGACGCTGGGCCTGGGCGGGATCCTGGTGGTGCTGGGCGCCGTGTTCTCCTCCATGGGCTTCTATGCCTACGTGGGGCTGCCCTCCTCCCTCGTCATCATTGAGGTGGTTCCCTTCCTCGTGCTGGCTGTGGGCGCTGACAACATCTTCATCTTCGTGCTGGAATACCAG AGGTCGGTGCGGGAGCCGGGCGAGAGGCGTGAGCAGCACATCGGGCGGGTGCTGGGCACCGTGGCACCCAGCATGCTCTTGTGCAGCTTCTCCGAGGCCACCTGCTTCTTCCTGG GGTCCCTGACGCGGATGCCAGCGGTTCGCACCTTTGCTCTCAACGCCGCCCTGGCTGTGCTCTTTGACTTCCTGCTCCAGATGTCCATGTTCGTGGCGCTGGTCTCCCTCGACGCCCGCAGGCAGGAG GCCGCCCGCCTCgacctctgctgctgccaccgcCTGAACAAGGCGGGGTGCCCGGCGCGGAGTGAGGGGCTGCTGCGTCCCTTCATGCGGCGCATCTACACCCCCGTGCTGCTGAACCGTGCTGTCAGGGCCCTGGTg ATGCTGCTTTTCCTGTTCATGTTCTGCGCTGGGATCTACCTGGCGCTGCAGGTGCCCGTGGGGCTGAACCAGGAGCTGGCGATGCCCAAG GACTCCTACATGGTGCAATACTTCCAGTACCTGAACCAATACTTCATGGTGGGCCTTCCCACCTACTTTGTCACCACCGGCGGTTACAACTTCTCCACCGGGCCCGGCATGAACGGTGTCTGCTCCAGCACCGGCTGTGACAACAACTCCCTGACCCAGAAGATCCAGTATGCCACAAAGTTCTCCAACGT ATCCTACCTGGCCATCCCTGCCTCGTCCTGGGTGGATGACTTCATTGACTGGCTCCACCCACTGTCGAGATGCTGCCGCATCAGCTCCGAGGACAGCCAGTTCTGCCCGTCCACCAACA CCACCGCCAGCTGCCCGCTCAACTGCATGAGGAGCCTGAGCGAGGTCATTCGCCCCTCGGTGGAGCAGTTCAACCGCTTCCTGCCCTGGTTCCTGCACGACATGCCCAACCTCAACTGCCCCAAGGG ggggctgggagcctacGACACCGCTGTGAAGCTGGGCCCAGACGGCGAGATCCAGG CCTCGCGGTTCATGGCCTACCACACGCCCCTCACTAACTCCCAGGAGTACACGGCCGCGCTGCAGGCGGCACGAGCGCTGGCAACAAACATCACCCACTCCATgcggcgggtgccgggcaccgaCCCCAACTTCCGGGTCTTCCCTTATAC GGTCACCTACGTGTTCTACGAGCAGTACCTCACCATCGTGAACGAGGGGCTTTTCAACCTGGCGCTCTGCCTGGTGCCCACCTTCGCCGTCTGCTGTGTGCTGCTGGGCATGGACCTGCGCTCGGGCCTCATAAACCTGTTCACCATCGTCATGATCCTGGTGGACACCGTGGGCGCCATGACACTCTGGGACATCAGCTACAATGCCATCTCCCTCATCAATCTGGTGACG GCCGTGGGCATCTCAGTGGAGTTCGTGTCCCATCTGACCCGTGCCTTTGCCGTCAGCACTCAGCCCACTCGGCTGGAGAGGGCCAAGGAGGCCACCATCAACATGGGCAGCGCG GGCCCAGCCGCAGCCCCGCCGCAGCCCGGGCCAAGGCCCCGCAGCCGGAGCTGGAGAAGAGGAGCCCTGAGGGTAGTCTGA
- the NPC1L1 gene encoding NPC1-like intracellular cholesterol transporter 1 isoform X3: MLGRFPLTLVLLSATLGLAAAALTETHQAGYCSFYGECGQNPEINVSLLWSPAPCLSNTPARLLKNATLSKLKEVCPRLYTGENATYACCTYTQLVALQLSLAISQAILTRCPACSENFANIYCQNICSPNQSLFTNVTRFFNRSTILGRQVGVLEYQCFYNQSFADQSYDSCKGVRIPATGGYAIAAMCGKYGATLCNSQRWLDFQGDSSNGLAPLDIDFQLVPANGAIGEGIVPLNSKTWSCGKAVSANGEPCSCLDCAESCPQILAPTPQPPPFKVGSLDGVLFVCCLLFCLLTVLFGAFLVWRCVSRSRQASGEGRQRQRDQLTRSEKLSQATHRVLGEMFRRWGTMVASHPVSVILVSAVVVVGLSCGMVFIQLTTDPVELWSSPDSQARQEKDFYDQNFGPFFRTNQVILTAKGRPSYTYDSLLLGRKNFSGILSMAVLLDLLELQTRLQEIEVWSEKEGRNVTLKDVCYAPLNPNNASATDCCVNSLVQYFQNNRTRLEMTASQTQGSQTGMVDWKDHFLYCVNSPLSFKDITNLQLSCMADYGAPVFPFLAVGGYTGEDYSEAQALILTFSLNNYPRSDPRYAWVLLWEQRFLQVVREFQRAHAHTYTIAYMAERSLEDEINRTTVEDIPIFAISYLVIFLYIALALGEYSSCRRILVDSKVTLGLGGILVVLGAVFSSMGFYAYVGLPSSLVIIEVVPFLVLAVGADNIFIFVLEYQRSVREPGERREQHIGRVLGTVAPSMLLCSFSEATCFFLGSLTRMPAVRTFALNAALAVLFDFLLQMSMFVALVSLDARRQEAARLDLCCCHRLNKAGCPARSEGLLRPFMRRIYTPVLLNRAVRALVMLLFLFMFCAGIYLALQVPVGLNQELAMPKDSYMVQYFQYLNQYFMVGLPTYFVTTGGYNFSTGPGMNGVCSSTGCDNNSLTQKIQYATKFSNVSYLAIPASSWVDDFIDWLHPLSRCCRISSEDSQFCPSTNTEPAELPATRSPRPRAEQSPALIWAEKQLELPGGIKQQQGSEPSHPWP; encoded by the exons ATGCTGGGCCGCTTCCCGCTCACCCTGGTGCTGCTCAGCGCCACCCTGGGCCTG GCTGCAGCGGCGCTGACAGAAACCCACCAAGCTGGGTACTGCTCCTTCTACGGCGAGTGCGGGCAGAACCCCGAGATCAACGTGAGCCTGCTGTGGTCGCCGGCGCCCTGCCTCTCCAACACACCGGCCCGGCTGCTCAAAAACGCCACCCTCAGCAAGCTGAAGGAGGTGTGCCCCCGGCTGTACACGGGCGAGAATGCCACGTACGCCTGCTGCACCTACACTCAGCTGGTGGCCCTGCAGCTCAGCCTGGCCATCTCCCAGGCCATCTTGACTCGCTGCCCCGCCTGCTCCGAGAACTTCGCCAACATCTACTGCCAGAACATCTGCAGCCCCAACCAAAGCCTCTTCACCAACGTCACCCGCTTCTTCAACCGCTCCACCATCCTGGGCAGGCAGGTGGGCGTGCTGGAGTACCAGTGCTTCTACAACCAGAGCTTCGCTGACCAGTCCTATGACTCCTGCAAGGGCGTCCGGATCCCCGCCACTGGTGGCTACGCCATCGCTGCCATGTGCGGCAAGTACGGTGCCACCCTGTGCAACAGCCAGCGCTGGCTGGACTTCCAGGGGGACAGCAGCAACGGGCTGGCCCCGCTGGATATCGACTTCCAGCTGGTGCCCGCCAATGGTGCCATTGGGGAGGGCATCGTGCCGCTCAACAGCAAGACTTGGAGCTGCGGCAAGGCCGTCAGTGCCAACGGGGAGCCATGCTCCTGCCTGGACTGTGCCGAATCCTGCCCACAGATCCTCGCCCCCACGCCCCAGCCCCCGCCCTTCAAGGTGGGCAGCCTAGACGGAGTCTTGTTTGTGTGCTGCCTGCTCTTCTGCCTGCTGACCGTGCTCTTCGGAGCCTTCCTTGTGTGGCGCTGCGTCTCCAGATCCAGGCAGGCCAGCGGCGAGGGGCGGCAGCGCCAGAGGGACCAGCTGACACGCTCGGAGAAGCTCAGCCAGGCCACCCACCGCGTCCTGGGGGAGATGTTCAGGAGATGGGGCACCATGGTGGCTTCCCACCCAGTCTCGGTCATCTTGGTCTCAGCCGTGGTGGTGGTGGGCCTCTCCTGCGGGATGGTCTTTATCCAGCTCACCACTGACCCCGTGGAACTCTGGTCCTCGCCCGACAGCCAGGCCCGGCAGGAGAAGGACTTCTATGACCAGAACTTCGGGCCCTTCTTCAGGACCAACCAGGTGATCCTCACAGCCAAGGGCCGCCCCAGCTACACCTACGACTCCCTCCTCCTAGGAAGGAAGAACTTCAGCGGGATCCTCTCCATGGCTGTTCTGCTGGACCTGCTGGAGCTGCAGACGCGGCTGCAGGAGATCGAGGTCTGGTCGGAGAAGGAAGGCAGGAATGTGACGCTCAAGGACGTCTGCTACGCCCCCCTGAACCCCAACAATGCCAGCGCCACTGACTGCTGCGTCAACAGCCTGGTGCAGTATTTCCAGAACAACCGCACCCGCCTGGAGATGACGGCCAGCCAGACGCAGGGGAGCCAGACGGGCATGGTGGACTGGAAAGACCACTTTCTCTACTGCGTCAA CTCGCCTCTCTCCTTCAAGGACATCACCAACCTGCAGCTGAGCTGCATGGCTGACTACGGCGCGCCCGTCTTCCCCTTCCTGGCCGTGGGTGGCTACACAG gtGAAGATTATTCGGAGGCCCAGGCACTGATCCTCACCTTCTCACTGAACAACTACCCGCGCAGTGACCCGCGCTACGCCTGGGTGCTGCTGTGGGAGCAGCGCTTCCTGCAGGTGGTGAGGGAGTTCCAGCGGGCCCACGCCCACACCTACACCATCGCCTACATGGCCGAG CGCTCCCTGGAGGACGAGATTAACCGCACCACGGTCGAGGACATCCCCATCTTCGCCATCAGCTACCTGGTGATCTTCCTCTACATCGCGCTGGCCCTGGGCGAGTACTCCAGCTGCAGGCGCATCCTG GTGGACTCCAAGGTGACGCTGGGCCTGGGCGGGATCCTGGTGGTGCTGGGCGCCGTGTTCTCCTCCATGGGCTTCTATGCCTACGTGGGGCTGCCCTCCTCCCTCGTCATCATTGAGGTGGTTCCCTTCCTCGTGCTGGCTGTGGGCGCTGACAACATCTTCATCTTCGTGCTGGAATACCAG AGGTCGGTGCGGGAGCCGGGCGAGAGGCGTGAGCAGCACATCGGGCGGGTGCTGGGCACCGTGGCACCCAGCATGCTCTTGTGCAGCTTCTCCGAGGCCACCTGCTTCTTCCTGG GGTCCCTGACGCGGATGCCAGCGGTTCGCACCTTTGCTCTCAACGCCGCCCTGGCTGTGCTCTTTGACTTCCTGCTCCAGATGTCCATGTTCGTGGCGCTGGTCTCCCTCGACGCCCGCAGGCAGGAG GCCGCCCGCCTCgacctctgctgctgccaccgcCTGAACAAGGCGGGGTGCCCGGCGCGGAGTGAGGGGCTGCTGCGTCCCTTCATGCGGCGCATCTACACCCCCGTGCTGCTGAACCGTGCTGTCAGGGCCCTGGTg ATGCTGCTTTTCCTGTTCATGTTCTGCGCTGGGATCTACCTGGCGCTGCAGGTGCCCGTGGGGCTGAACCAGGAGCTGGCGATGCCCAAG GACTCCTACATGGTGCAATACTTCCAGTACCTGAACCAATACTTCATGGTGGGCCTTCCCACCTACTTTGTCACCACCGGCGGTTACAACTTCTCCACCGGGCCCGGCATGAACGGTGTCTGCTCCAGCACCGGCTGTGACAACAACTCCCTGACCCAGAAGATCCAGTATGCCACAAAGTTCTCCAACGT ATCCTACCTGGCCATCCCTGCCTCGTCCTGGGTGGATGACTTCATTGACTGGCTCCACCCACTGTCGAGATGCTGCCGCATCAGCTCCGAGGACAGCCAGTTCTGCCCGTCCACCAACA CGGAGCCTGCGGAACTCCCAGCCACTAGATCTCCAAGGCCAAGAGCTGAGCAGAGCCCTGCATTGATCTGGGCAGAAAAGCAGTTGGAGCTCCCTGGAGGGATAAAGCAACAGCAGGGATCTGAGCCCTCCCACCCCTGGCCATGA